In the genome of Populus nigra chromosome 9, ddPopNigr1.1, whole genome shotgun sequence, one region contains:
- the LOC133703012 gene encoding cysteine-rich receptor-like protein kinase 14 — MGSKTIVSLLFHVIIVSITLTDAQFCYTTGNFTANSTYAKNRDLVLRSLASNVTNNGGFYNTTIGLGNDTVYGLVLCMASPSAGICSSCVNSAIQTLMAACPNQKEAISWGGNPVPCIVHYANRYFLGSLEPSPTSALYNTGILDATFTQFEQFWSGLGETVKNASTGSSRLMPAAETADLPSTQKIYVFMQCTPDVSPSNCSVCLQQSVDYYKSCCYGHQGGIVQKPNCVFRWDLYPFYDLFPQVTSPSPPSPSPSPPSPSPSPPSPPFVISSPPPTNTTIRKGKENTASRTVIITIVPTAIFLALVILILTIFRFTKPKQEVKNFDEISIAKCWEFKFATIKLATNDFSDDNKLGQGGFGAVYKGILADGQAIAVKRLSSNSGQGEVEFKNEVRLLAKLDHRNLVRLLGFCLEGTEKLLIYEFVPNSSLDQFIHDPNKRFILDWEKRYKIIEGIARGILYLHQDSQLRIIHRDLKPSNILLDGKMNAKISDFGMAKLMKTDQTHDAASRIAGTLGYIAPEYARQRQFSVKSDVFSFGVLVLEIVSGQKPSFRDGDDMEHLTSHAWRRWREGTALDLIDPILRNDSTAAMMRCIHIGLLCVQENVADRPTMASVLLMLSNSSFTLQIPSKPAFFISRRTYQPASSLISYTSRMTQSHLKTVPPSKNEISITELDEGR; from the exons ATGGGTTCTAAAACTATcgtctctcttctttttcatgttattaTCGTAAGCATCACTCTTACCGATGCTCAATTCTGTTATACCACAGGAAACTTTACAGCTAATAGCACCTATGCAAAAAACCGAGACCTTGTTCTCCGTTCACTAGCTTCCAATGTCACAAACAATGGGGGTTTCTACAATACTACAATAGGTTTAGGCAATGACACAGTTTATGGTCTTGTGCTCTGTATGGCTTCCCCATCAGCTGGAATTTGTTCCAGCTGCGTCAATTCTGCTATTCAAACTCTCATGGCAGCATGTCCAAACCAAAAAGAAGCAATTTCATGGGGAGGGAATCCAGTTCCATGTATTGTACATTATGCGAATCGTTATTTTTTAGGATCACTTGAGCCATCTCCTACTAGCGCTTTATATAATACGGGTATCCTTGACGCAACTTTTACACAGTTTGAACAATTTTGGAGTGGTTTGGGAGAAACGGTAAAAAACGCTTCCACGGGCTCATCCAGGCTTATGCCAGCAGCTGAGACAGCAGACCTACCATCCACTCAAAAAATTTATGTATTCATGCAGTGCACTCCTGATGTATCACCGAGTAATTGCAGTGTTTGCCTACAACAATCCGTAGATTACTATAAAAGTTGTTGCTACGGGCATCAAGGAGGTATTGTCCAGAAACCAAACTGTGTTTTTCGGTGGGATTTGTATCCCTTCTACGACTTATTTCCTCAAGTAACATCTCCATCTCCAccatctccatctccatctccaccatctccatctccatctccaCCATCTCCTCCATTTGTTATTAGTTCTCCTCCACCAACCAATACCACAATCAGGAAAG GGAAGGAGAATACTGCTTCTCGGACAGTTATTATTACCATCGTCCCTACAGCTATCTTCTTGGCACTTGTTATCCTCATTCTCACCATTTTCCGTTTTACGAAGCCAAAGCAAGAGGTCAAAA ATTTCGATGAAATTAGTATCGCAAAATGCTGGGAATTCAAATTCGCCACCATCAAACTTGCAACAAACGACTTCTCTGATGATAATAAGCTTGGACAAGGTGGTTTTGGTGCTGTTTACAAG GGTATACTTGCAGACGGACAAGCTATAGCTGTAAAGAGATTATCAAGTAATTCTGGGCAAGGAGAAGTTGAATTTAAGAATGAGGTACGGCTACTAGCCAAACTTGATCACCGGAATCTTGTTAGGTTACTGGGGTTCTGCTTGGAAGGAACAGAAAAGCTTCTAATCTACGAGTTTGTGCCTAATTCAAGTCTCGATCAATTTATACATG ATCCAAACAAACGATTCATCCTGGATTGGGAGAAGCGCTACAAAATCATAGAAGGCATAGCTAGAGGGATTCTGTACCTGCATCAAGATTCTCAGCTCCGGATTATTCATCGTGATCTCAAGCCTAGCAACATTCTGTTAGATGGAAAGATGAATGCTAAAATTTCGGATTTTGGAATGGCAAAGTTAATGAAAACTGATCAAACTCATGATGCTGCATCGAGGATCGCTGGAACCCT TGGCTATATTGCTCCAGAGTATGCAAGGCAAAGACAGTTCTCGGTCAAGTCAGATGTGTTTAGTTTTGGAGTGCTAGTCTTGGAGATTGTGAGCGGTCAAAAACCTAGTTTCCGCGATGGAGATGACATGGAGCACCTTACGAGCCAT GCATGGAGACGTTGGAGGGAAGGGACTGCTTTAGATCTTATAGATCCCATTTTGAGGAACGACTCAACAGCTGCAATGATGAGATGCATCCACATCGGGTTACTCTGCGTTCAAGAAAATGTGGCTGACAGGCCGACAATGGCTTCAGTTCTTCTGATGCTAAGCAACTCTTCTTTTACTTTACAAATACCTTCTAAACCAGCATTTTTTATTAGCAGAAGAACATATCAACCAGCTTCTTCATTGATCAGCTATACTTCAAGGATGACGCAATCCCACCTTAAGACTGTCCCACCATCGAAGAATGAGATTTCAATTACTGAGTTAGATGAAGGCCGATAA